GACGATATTCAGCATtaaaatcaatcagtcaatcaaaaGAACAGCAGAGTGGTTTGGTGAACAGTGTGGAGAGGTGATTGGTTGAATGGTCAATAAAAAACCAGAAACATTCTGTGGCTTGGATTTGGCTCTTTATGGACCTTAATTtgaatataatgtaataaagaaaCATCCATGTAGACATATTAGCTTTACTAAATCTAACGATTCATCCCTGGTAGAAGATAAGTGAGCAATACAGAAGCAGGACTGCTGAAGAATCTGTGCTGATGTCAAagggtttctgtgtgtttggggcAGTGGTCATAAGGTTATTAACCCGTTACGTTTGTTTTAGGTGTTGTGGAGATTTTAACAGCCACAGTCTGCTTTTAGTGGAAGGAGGCTACAAAAAGCACTTCCACTGTTTATACTGGGAGGTGGATCCACACGGGAAAAGGAGCAGGACTGGAAAAAAAGAGCGATAACAGCTGGAGGATGGGTCAAAGAGagattatttttacaaatgatCTGAAGTAATGACAAGAGAAATGCCCGAGGGCAACTTCAGTGTGTCCCATTTCACAATAATGAGGGTAAATTGACTTTTATCTATCTGATAAATGATCGATGATCCATCTGTCTGTGCACGAGACAGATACAATGACGTATCTGctgtatgttatttatttgactttcttttaacatttctctctttattattaattattatatagtTTAAGAAGTGcactataataaaaacatgctcTTTATAGTGTAACAGCAATAAATAATGGAACCAGAGGGTATTTAGCACAAAATGAAAGTttcagataaaaaacaaacaattgtttaaaaataatttaacaaagcAACACAGGATGTTTTCTCTTCTATACTTACAACTAACAAATTAAGTGAACTCTGCTCTACGTGAATAAATTACACCTCAACTAACAAAATATTCTAATTAATTCAGGTTCCAGCTTTAAtgtgcatatttgtttttatctcatgATAATTAGACAACAGTTGGGTTTTGGACTCGTGTTTGGACAAGATGAGACAACATCTGCAGCTACTGATTCTCTGTTTATCTGTAGATCATCAGATAGATTTAAATAATCCctgaaatgaaaccaaaccagaactataaaactgataaaaacagcaaatgctCAAATCAACCACTAGATTAATGAATCCAATCAAACACGAGGGGATCCAGATGTGACACAGACCAAACATCTGATTGGTTAATTGATCGATTAATTGAATATAATGATATGCAGCTCTATAAATGACCACACTGTACTAATCAGCAGGTTAATGGACTTTTCAACTCGTGCACATGAGATCTGCAGCTTTGtgaagcaaacacaaatattactGAGGACTCACCGTGAGGGGACACGTCGAGAAACACAAGGTGACCAACAGCAAACTTCTCATATTCTCTGCTGCAGACAATCCGCGTCCTAACAGGAGAAACTCCGCTTTACGCACATGTTCCCTCAGACTCCAGCTCAGAGCTTCAGTCCGTTCAATGCGCGCTTTTTATTTCCATGCAGACAGAGGAGCAGACTCTGAAGTCCTGGATCCAAACCGGTGGAGTCCACAgagctgagtgtgcagaggaCCCAGCATCGAGCGACAGGTTCACACAGACAAGCCCAGAAAACACGAGACGCTTCCTGAACAGACCTTCAAAATAAACCTTTACTGACTCACAGTCGATTTAGAAGGTTCCTGACTAACCCTGAATAATAAGCAGCTGTTCTTATTGACTTCATTGACTTCCTGTGTCTTTCATTTAATTGATTCTTAATTGATTAATAGACAACGTGAAATAAAGCTTAATGTTATTGTCTCTGTACTCATGTCTGTATTTTAGATCTCTACAGAGAGCTTCAGCTTCCTAATACAAACAAAAGGACCAAtctacattttagttttattatcagTTCCTTTCTATAATAACTGATTCAGTCCTGATGCTGCAAAACACAGGCAggactgtgttttaatgtgcagCTCAGGAGTTGCTAGAGAGAAAGATCTGACAAAGTTACGTGACATGAAACTCCAAAATGAGATCCCATGATTTGTTGGGGAATAGCAGAGCACACATAAGTAAATCAAGTGCACACctgtacagaaacatttccatAAATGCAGACTCCCAGCTGAGATGTGCACATGGTTTCTGTCTTGTTCTGTAAACCTGTGGATGAAGTGGCACATTATTTACCCGGAGCCACAGACTTTGAGCTGTGGGCATCAACAGTGCATTAAAACGTGCAGACAGAAGAACGTAAAGCAGTCAGTCTGTGTCCAGGCGCTTCGAGTGCTttatggtttgtgtttgtgaccaCAGTTAAACAGTGTCGAGCACGAACCCGTCAGAACGTGCACATCGTGGTCTTCATGAGGGAGGGAAGCACCATGTGGTCTGGTTTTGTTTCTCCACTGATtatatttagttagtttttaatCTAGCAggaaagtggcaagaaaaagtatgtgaaccctttggaactGTATgattttctgcaataatttgtcataaaatgtgatctgatcatcatCTAAATCAAAagtatacaaacaaacaaaataaattaataaactaattatttatacccaaggttcacatacttttcataaagacatgaaagatcagaaatgtttttttgttattattatatttgttaatactcttggcttagatgatcacattttatgacatgatgttccaaaaggttcacatactttttcttgccactgtaaatgcaAACGATAACAACTGATGAACGTATGATGTAGACGTAAATTATCTCTTAAAGAATCAACATTGACTGGAAGAACTCCATTCACTAATATGAATTGATAGAAGGTTTTAATCATCGGCTCAGAGATGAGTTTACAATTCATATGAATGAACACTGGTGCTGATATTCAAATTAAACCATCAGTATGTGAACGACTCTACGTGCAGGCTGCTCCAGCtcttttaaaaacctttattaatgttattaagcTTAATGAGGAAAATTCAATAAGACCCACGATGGGAAAATTGATCTTTTTTTGTCCTGATTGAACTGATGATTGTAagctgaagacaaacaaaaaccacattAATGACTCTTTCCAAGTTCAAGAATTCactttctctcctgttttttttttttctgataacaGAGATTGTTTGAAAATCTTCAATATTCTTTCAAATGgcatttttctgtgtgaaaatCCCTCTTAACTGGACGATGATGAGAACTGCTGCCACTCTTTTAAGTGGGAACTGTGTGTTCtggacattttaatgtgtgtacGCTGGTTTCTCAtcagtcacagcagcacaggaggTTGTGTTTTGTGGAAACAGACAGCTGTGCAGCATTTAAATGCAGCGTCACATAGGTGGAAATGAAAACGTCTCATTCTTCAGTAGCTTCCTGTGTGAAGATGACGTCGATTATAAAGAGATTCAGTTCACATCTTTTCCTCTCAGTGGTGAATGTTGTTCATCCAGTGAATGACTTTCACAGATGGACTTCAGGTTTCTGACTCTGCTCCTTGAAGCCTTTAAAATCCTCAGTTTGTTGAGATTCACCATCCCTGATACGTTCATTCATACATTATCATTTACTTTGATTTGCAAACACCACCATGACATCTAGTGGGGAAACGCTGCTAACACTGTCTGCTACCTAAGATTGTTTCATACTGACTGCACAGTTTTTACATAGTAAATTctttttcttaaacaaccagCTGGATGCACAGATGCTTTAAACCTCAGTGAAGTCAACAGCAGGTTAACTCCAACATTACACACatggaagacaaacacacagctgacttCATCTGCTGCATGGCCCGAATTGTTATTTTCAATAGACCAGATGTAGTTTTGGCTTCAGATATACAGTGTTAACGTATTGTAGGGGAAAatggaaaagcaaacacaggaaaacactttaaaatcttatttcacattcatttatttcagctgtgaaaatagaaataaacaggtTCGTGGTCTTGTGGTTTAAATATCAGCAGGTGAAGTTCACACACCAAGGAGAAAAAACTGTATGAGAGACCAGGATATTTCCACGATCAGCCTGGTTCTTCATTCTTCAAAGTTCCTCATTTTATCATCTTGTTGGTTAAATTTGAAAAGCTGCtaacagtttatttatcttGCAGCTCCAGAAATGCTGATCTCAGTCTTATGAATATAGGTCCACTGAGGAGCTTGAAGTTTGCAGTAAAACACCATCAGTGTTGTTTATGATGGTTTCACTCAAAAACTTGTAAGAACTTAAAAATTCAGCTTTGTTCCAGTTAATTCTTTACTTTAATTCCTGTCTGTGGATTTTATGTGAAgtacttttttgtcatttttagagAACCTCTAAACTTAGAAATGAAGAATTTACAACTTAAAATCTGAGCTGCTCATCTGAAATGAATCAAACCCTGATTAACCccttttcttcctgctctctctcatgTCGTCCATAGGAAAATCAAACAGGTTATGATTTTCTTATTaagtaaaaactgttaaatcaaatatacattaattgagctgtattaaaaacacattttatgattttgttttaatcataGACAACTCATGTTTGATTCAAACGATGACACATAAAGTCTGAGTttctttaaattacagtatttagcaTAATTTAACCTGTAAagtgatggaaattaaaaagtGGAAGATTATacttaaaggaacaatatgtagcACTGACACCAAGTGTTTCAAAGCGGTACTGCAGAACAAATTCAACATTTGACAGAGCTGAAGCTCAAAATTTGGTGTAAATATCCTCTGacaagtttttttctttgagctacagtaatgttaatgtgaaacttATTAATTATGACGCACTAAAAAcattcaaggagaaaaacagctgtcagtttaGTTTGATGGTTTACGGTTGGTTctgtcagttcagtttgtcagtgaatCCACACTGGTCTATATTTgtatagaaataataaagtgctgctggtttctgtgcTATTTTATCTTGACCTCCTGGAATGAAATGAGCAGCTGACTTGTTGTTTTAGGTTCAGAGATCATGTCGCTTCCTAGTGTGTAGTTCATGGTACCTTTATTTAAAGTGGAATGAATTTACTGAGTCATTAGACTTTAAtgaattaaagttaataaaatacttAGAAACATGTAAGAACACAACAAAGGGTTAAATACACAGTTTCTCTCTTAAACCGCTGCTGTTCCTGGAATGAACCAAAGCCTGATGACCCTCCCTTTACTTCCTGCTCTCAAACATAGTGAGCTCCACTCTgtccatttatttccttgttccctcctcttcagatctacagtttgaggatgggtggaaccaacatgtggtgaagtgtaagagctgacagactccattcactgcacaaacacatgttgttgagatcagagctcaaactagtttcacttctaacaaagtgaaactcagacagttgttgacactgagaggtgaaatggcgcagaaaggagttcagctggaccgagaaaccttctcttgttcgatctgtctggatctactgaaggatcctgtgactattccctgtggacacagttactgtatgaactgtattaacagtttctgggatgaagaggatggtaagaaactctacagctgccctcagtgtagacagaccttcacaccgagacctgtgctggttaaaaacaccatgttagcagttttagtggaggagctgaagaagactggactccaagctgctcctgctgatcactgctatgctggacctgaagatgtggcctgtgatgtctgcactgggagaaaactggaaGCTCTCAAGTCCTGTCTTCAATGTCTGGTTTcatactgtgagaaacaccttcAGCCTCATTATGATGTAGCtcagttaaagaaacacaaactggtggagccctccaagaagctccaggagaacatctgctctggtcacgatgaggtgatgaagatgttctgtcgtactgatcagcagtgtatctgttatctctgctctgtggatcaacataaaggtcacgacacagtctcagctgcagcagaaaggactgagaggcagagagagctggaggggagtcgacaaaaactccagcagagaatccaggacagagagaaagaggtgaagctgcttcaacaggaggtggaggctatcaatcactctgctggtaaaacagtggagcacagtgagaagatcttcactcagctgattggtctcattgacaaaagaaggtctgatgtgaagcagcagatcagatccaagcaggaaactgaagtgagtcgagtcaaagagcttcaggagaagctggagcaggagatcactgagctgaagaggaaagacgctgagctggagcagctctcacacacagaggatcacaaccagtttctacacaactacccctcagtgtcagcactcagtcaatctacacactcatccagcatcaatatccgtcctctgagatactttgaggatgtgacagcagctgtgtcagagctcagagacaaactacaggacattctgagggagacatggacaaatatctcacagacagtgactgaagtggatgttttactgtcaaatccagaaccaaagaccagagctggattcttaaaatactcacaagaaatcacactggatccaaacacagtAAACAGATATCTGTTATTATCTCagggaaacagaaaaattacattaatgACTGAACAACAGTCTTAttctagtcacacagacagattcactgGAATTTGTTGGCAGGTCCTgagtagagagagtctgactggacgttgttactgggaggtggagtggagcgGGACAGGAGGAGTTTATGTAGCAGTCGCATACAAGAATATCAGGAGAACAGGGAGCTTGGAGGAATGTGGATTTGGATACAATGATAAATCTTGGTCATTAATATGTGACAACATCAGTTACCTATTTAGGTACAACAATATCATAACTCCAGTCTCAGGTCCTCTGTCCTCCAGAataggagtttacctggatcacagagcaggtgttctgtccttctacagcgtctctgaaaccatgactctcctccacagagtccagaccacattcactcagcctctctatgctggacTTGGGCTTTTTTCTTATGGAGACACTGCAGAGTTCAGTAAATTGAAATAGacagaagtaatgtatttaatgtttaatcttatttcttcctcatgtttttgtgacattacttcacagaaatcagtcaaatcaaacaagaattgTCAGAACGTCTTTATAATCTCATCATTTCTTGATTCTTGTTGAATTCATTGAGTTggagctgtttcctgtgtttagtcatgaaggatatcactgctcatgacaacttttctttcctcaaactgacattactccacatgacaataacttctctctgctcataacgtttgttgaatatttctttgaatggatttgtctgctgatgtttttcttccactgcatatgtacagaaatcacaacagatttcTTAGAAATCCAACCTAGAAATTGATGGTTCTTTATCAAAGGGATGTTGTTCTGAACACTGTGTAAATTGAAATGGAGTAAATTTGACAGATctattaaaacagtaaatactgtgatgacaagaagtaaagatgctgtttatcttttgttcccATAACTGAGAGTCTTCATTAAACCAACTCTATGAATGAAGTCGATCTTTACATGAAACCTGAAATACCTGCTGCGGCTCATCTTTGGTTTGCGGCTGCAAGTTGTCAGAGTGTGTGACTTCACTGCTAGAGTAAAGCCTGATAAACCCCTTTTccttctgctctctctcatgTCGTCCATAGGAAAATCAAACAGGTTATGATTTTCTGATTAAGTAAAGACTGTTAAACCAAATATACATGATATATAAATTCGAGTTTTattggaaaaacacattttaggaTTTTGTTGTAATCATAGACAACTCGTGTTTGATTCAAACGATGACACATGAAGTCTGAGTTTCGTCAGTTTACAGTATTTAGCATAATTTAACATGTAAAGTGATGGACATTACTGAATCTCAAAATTTGGTGTAAATGGCTTCTGAcaagcttttttctttcagctacAGTAAAGTTAATGTGAAACTTATTAATTATGATGAACTAAAAACattcaagaagaaaaacagctgtcagtttaGTTTGATGGTTTACGGTTGGTTCTGTCAgtacagtttgtcagtgaatCCACACTGGTCTATATTTgtatagaaataataaagtgctgctggtttctgtgcTATTTTATCTTGACCTCCTGGAATGAAATGAGCAGCTGACTTGTTGTTTTAGGTTCAGAGATCATGTCGTTTCCTAGTGTGTAGTTCATGGTACCTTTATTTAAAGTGGAATGAATTTACTGAGTCATTAgactttaatgaattaaaacaaagtcaaataattTTGGAAAAATtctagtttttaataaaatgctcaGAAACATGTAAGTGTAACAGATTAGAAAAGGcactttattttagaattattatttttaagtatgttgtgaattttatttattgttatgaagattttatttagtatttgtgaatttctcttttaatttgcactttgtttgtccCTCCTGGGGATCTGTATTGCTGCACTTCGCCTTTTCTGTTCCTCCTGAGGTTCCGTACCTCTGGAGTCTCCGCCCCCTCCCCTCACTCTGTCTCTAGTCCTCTCTGAGGTCGGTGCTGTGGAGGAACACGGGCGGCGCTATTATGCTAATTTCTTTATAGTATGActtgtttattatgttgttttgactgtttaacttttgcttttaaagttACTGTCACATTGAGCcatttttgttgagttttgacCGCTAGTATACGTTTTATAtccgtttttgttttactctttagcAGCAGCCGCCATGTGGTTTGTTAAAGTAGCTGTGTAGAGTTTTCATTGTATTTCTCattgaaactttatttttctacataCAGGGAtcagatgtgcaggacaggccagaaaacaatatgtattattgtcttctgcaggtacgtttctttccattttgttttcatgtctgttgtTTATATCCCGTCATCCAGCCACATGCAATAGTTTAGTTTATCTGAGTGTATTTTCATGGTTTATATTCAATTGTGAAGaaaattgttaatatttgttattgtggtttgcaacatgtaaagaaaaaaaaagttttcttttgtaATCAGCTGCTCTTGATTATAAAAATACTATGTAAAGTATAGATTGCAGCATTGTATACAGGTCTAAATATTGTATAGAGCCTCTGTAATAATTGTTGTAAGTCTATGTTATGAGAGAAGACCCCCTTTTCCCTCACACTGCCGCTAGGCATCGCTGAGGgggtcagatgtgcaggacaggCCATAAAACAATATGTATTATTGTCTTCTGCAGGCATTGTGAAAAGCGAATAGAGCAAAGGAAAACAGTATTCAGCGTGACTATCATGTGTGTCGTTCTACACCCGTTACATAAGAACA
The window above is part of the Anabas testudineus chromosome 17, fAnaTes1.2, whole genome shotgun sequence genome. Proteins encoded here:
- the LOC113171893 gene encoding LOW QUALITY PROTEIN: E3 ubiquitin/ISG15 ligase TRIM25-like (The sequence of the model RefSeq protein was modified relative to this genomic sequence to represent the inferred CDS: inserted 1 base in 1 codon), whose amino-acid sequence is MAQKGVQLDRETFSCSICLDLLKDPVTIPCGHSYCMNCINSFWDEEDGKKLYSCPQCRQTFTPRPVLVKNTMLAVLVEELKKTGLQAAPADHCYAGPEDVACDVCTGRKLEALKSCLQCLVSYCEKHLQPHYDVAQLKKHKLVEPSKKLQENICSGHDEVMKMFCRTDQQCICYLCSVDQHKGHDTVSAAAERTERQRELEGSRQKLQQRIQDREKEVKLLQQEVEAINHSAGKTVEHSEKIFTQLIGLIDKRRSDVKQQIRSKQETEVSRVKELQEKLEQEITELKRKDAELEQLSHTEDHNQFLHNYPSVSALSQSTHSSSINIRPLRYFEDVTAAVSELRDKLQDILRETWTNISQTVTEVDVLLSNPEPKTRAGFLKYSQEITLDPNTVNRYLLLSQGNRKITLMTEQQSYSSHTDRFTGICWQVLSRESLTGRCYWEVEWSGTGGVYVAVAYKNIRRTGSLEECGFGYNDKSWSLICDNISYLFRYNNIITPVSGPLSSRIGVYLDHRAGVLSFYSVSETMTLLHRVQTTFTQPLYAGLGLFSYGDTAEFSKLKFEMAQKGVQLDQETFSCSICLDLLKDPVTIPCGHSYCMNCINSFWDEEDGKKLYSCPQCRQTFTPRPVLVKNTMLAVLVEELKKTGLQAAPADHCYAGPEDVACDVCTGRKLKALKSCLQCLVSYCEKHLQPHYDAAPLKKHKLVEPSKKLQENICSRHDEVMKMFCRTDQQCXLCSVDQHKGHDTVSAAAERTERQRELEGSRQKLQQRIQDREKEVKLLQQEVEAINHSAGKTVEHSEKIFTQLIGLIDKRRSDVKQQIRSQQETEVSRVKELQEKLEQEITELKRKDAELEQLSHTEDHNQFLHNYPSVSALSQSTHSSSINIRPLRYFEDVTAAVSELRDKLQDILRETWTNISQTETEVDVLLSNPEPKTRAGFLKYSQEITLDPNTVNTKLLLSEGNRKVTVMRKHQSYSSHTDRFTQYYQVLSRESLTGRCYWEVEWSGRGVYVAVAYKNISRTGSWKECCFGLNDKSWSLRCDNSSYVFKYNNIQTPVSGPPSSRIGVYLDHRAGVLSFYSVSETMTLLHRVQTTFTQPLYAGLWLPYYAGDTAEFCKVK